The region ACGGTAGCGCAGACATGTGGGCTTGTTGTCAGATAACCTATTCTTTCGCTCCATCACCGCTCGGAGGACCATCGGCTGTTCCTGGTGGATATCATGATAAATCCAGAGTTACTTATCAAAACAGCCATGTGCCAttgtaaatatttgatttttctttatcTTCTCAACAGGCAAGATACGATTACAGTCGATATCGCCTGTCGTCTGCTACGGCAGATATTAAACAGTCATACGATGTTATAGTCATTGGATCCGGTTACGGGGCTTCCATCGCCGCAAGCAGAGCCGCCAGGTCGGGCAAAACCGTCTGCGTTCTCGAGAAAGGGAAAGAATGGCTACCAGGAGATTTCCCCGAAAATGACGTCGGTGCCCTAACGGAAGTGCAAATGACCATGGAGGGCCGATCTAAACATTTTGGTATGGGAAACTAATTATTATATTTGCTAATTTTAGACCTATTTGACATATCCGTTTATCTCATGCAAAGTGGATATTGCAACATATGGCGGTAGCAGTCATATTGCAATAATTTTGTCGTGATGTCATCTAAAATGCTAGATTTTGCTTACTAAACAATTGTTTTAGTCCATTCCTTCCAAAATGAGCTGGGATCCACAAATCGTAGAAAACAGTTTTCCTTTCATGCATATCAATCAATCTAAGCAGTTTCTCCGAAGATATTTAGGATCATTTTCAAACTATTTTATAATTGCCAATCAAAAAAGAGTCGAAAGTGGAATTTTGATAACAATGAGTCCTTTGATAATTGATTCTAGCAGCAAAGGTTTTTTGAAGTCACTGAAATGACCCGATTCTTATCAATAACAGACGTTTCATTTAAGTTTCCAATTTATCGTCGTTCTCCCTTTTTTAGGAAATTCGACGAATTTGTTTGATGTGGTGGTAGGAAACGAGGTGGCTGTACTTCAAGGATGCGGTCTCGGAGGAGGGTCCTTGATTAACGCAAATGTTGGTCTCGATTGCGACCCACGAGTGCTGGAAGATAAGGTAAGCGCCTCAACTGATGCGTGAAGTATTGTTTCAAGCGACACAATTGCAAACTAACTAGATTTCGAAAACTATAAGAAGGATGGAAGTACGACGGGAATTGAATGGGAACTAAACTTTATGTTTATGTGATATTGTTTCGAAGACTTAAACTCTTGAAAACTAATCTTTTTTTTAGCCTATAAACTCAGTGACACTTGACAATGGGTATAAAGAGGAACAATTCTTTATTTACACCCAGAAATTATGAAAGCCAGTATTAACGGATTGGATGGTAAATTGAATGTAAGAAACTTACAGATAAATTCTTCAAGTGTGTGATATTTTCAAACTTGGCTCATTTATGATGTGCTATGTACTGTAAGAATATTTTTAATAGTGGTTGGTTTTCCCTTACActttattttgatatgaatGCAATGAAAATGAGCTTTAAAACACACATTTgaaattccttttgttttaaagGTGTGGCCTTCAGAACTGCGCGAGGACGTGCGCGCATCAAACAGCGGAGACGCAGATAATCCATCAGGTGTTGCTGTCGATCGAAAACGAGTATATGACATGCTGAAACCAGCGACATATCCGGACGAATTTCCAAAGCTGCTTAAAATGGAGGCTATGAAAAATGCAGCTAAGAATATCATACTACCTGATCTCGAGGACCTGGGAGAAGTATTCCAGAAGTAAGTTTTATAAATGATTGTGGAAATTTTGTGACGAAAGTGTCGACGATTACCATTTGAAAAGGAATATCATATTTCTGCTTACTCATGGAGTTTATCAAATTCCTATATAAACCATCCTCTTTCATGCTTTGGTATCTCGAGGGCAATATCTtcacaaataaaaagaaatccGTTCGTCGATAGCAATTTTGTGCCGACGACATTTTTGTATCAAGATTTTAGGAAACGATTCGTTCTGTTAAGATTGGAACAATTCTCCATTGAAACAGACTGTAATGTGACCATACAATGTGACCCTGCATTGTGACCATGCAATAAGACCATtgaatgtatatacatacacctGAAATCGGAAGATCCGGTTCAGAGAGTCACTTGATACCTACAGGGTGCTGGATCAGCTTCTTTCATTTCCCCTGCTGGTGTAACTTTCCATTTCCTAAATCGACTGTGGGATATGATGCATTTTATCAATGTGGTCGGTAGGTCTAATCTTTATTTAGTACTGATAGAAGCAGAACTGTTAATTACATCATGTACAGAAATATACTTTAAATGACAGTGAAgttataaaaaaagaagatattcaCGCAATGCTCATTTTTATCCTCCAGAGCGCCACTTTATGTCAACTTTAAGGACAAGTCTCGAAATCACGTAGGTGTTCCACAACCAGCTTGCGTAGGCTGCGGTAATTGCTGCGGTGGATGTAACACTGGTGCTAAAAATTCGTTGAATATGAATTATCTACCAGATGCCAAAGCCCACGGGGCCGAAATCTATACTAAGGTAGgtaatgtttgttcaatttcCAGATCATTTGAAGAAAGGTTTATATCCAtgaattgaatttaaaaaatattctcAGTCATAGTCAGAATAAATGTTCAGTCACAGTGAGTGGCTCAGGTTCactttttctcttcatttttagtTACAAAGATAGATAATTACATTCCCCATATCCAAATTCCATATCCATATATTTCATAATGATGTACTGTTTGGTTTTGTGTTCCAGATTGAagtgaaaagtttgaaaagagaCCACGACATGTGGACGGTGTACTACGTCCAAGGAGAACAAAAAGCGAGTGGCTTTCCAATTAGACAACTTTTTATTCAAGCAAAGAATGTTATTCTTGGTGCtggatccctaggatccactgGAGTTCTCCTCAGATCTCAAGAATCCAGAAATCTTAAATTCTCTCCCAAACTCGGCCAGAGATTCACAACAAATGGGGATTCTTTGAATTTTAGTTACGATGGCGAACAACCGATAAACCCTGCAGGGGTGGAACTAGAGAACCTTCATGACGGTAATAGACCAGGACCGTCCATTGTCGGTCTGATCGATTTGAGGAGAAGACAGGGCGAGGAGTTTGAGGAGGGGATGGTACTGCAGGACGGCACCCCACCCTGCTCTTCCGATACCGCTTACAAGCTTGTGGTTGATTGGTTGGAACACGGCGAACACACTACCAAAGAAAAAATGGGCGAATTGAAAGAATTTACACATCGATTGACAGGTCGAGGTTTTAAGAATACACTGTGCTTTCTCTCAATGAGCCACGATGACGCAACAGGAAAACTTGTTCTCGACAAAAAGACCGGTGATGTTCTACCAGAATACCCAAACATCGGTGGAcagaaaaattttcaaaaggtaaaaaacaacaacaacaaaacggatttttttggggggggggggtgggggaggggtaaagTGGCGAGATTGCGATGCCCAAACCAAGATACATTCCCTAAAATGGGCGTTGATGTTCAGTTTCATAGCTGAAAAATGTTAACGAAAGTTTCATGTTCTTTTCTTGTCAAgcaaaatgtttccattttgCATCATTTGGCTGTTCATACTTCGAAAGACTTCTTTGTGATGTGCATTTACTGCAATCCTCTCTTACGTCTCCCTACGACTGACGCCTCCCTAATTTACCTTAGCTAATACTCAAAAGTTTTAACAAGTAAGCACTGTGCCTCTATTTGACCTACTTTCATCATTTCATGTCAACATCCTCTCCCTTTGTAAAGGATGTAAAGCCGTGTGCGTATCTCTAATTCAGACTGTAAAAGCAATAGTTTATGTCTATCTTCGAAATAGATTTGCATATCTTACTAAATCTCAAGGCACCAGACAAGTTCTCTTTTTGCGTCAATAAAATGTTTTACAATACCATATCGTATGACTTCAGGCTGATTAATATGTGGAATAAAATCTATCCCCAAAAAATTGATTCTAACAATTATGTATTTATGCTATGTTATGTTCTTACAGATCGGTGAAACCGCCAAGAAAGCAACGGAGGGACTGAAAGGAAAGTTCATCAAAAATCCTTACTGGGGAGGTTTGTTTGCCACCCTCCGAGACGTTAAAGGAGTCATAACTGTTCATCCGCTTGGTGGGTGCGGTATGGGTCAGACAGGAAAAGAGGGCGTGGTCAACCATGCAGGTCAGGTATTTGTGGGGGACACAAGTGAACTTTATCCAGGGCTCTACGTGGTAGATGGATCCATCGTGCCTCGAAGTCTAGGGGTCAATCCAACAATGACGATTTGCGTGCTAGCAGAGCGATGCATGAGACTTATGGCGGAACAAAATGAGTGGAAAATAGACTATGACAGTGTTAAAATGCTTAGTAAGTAATTCAGTATTTAATGTGTACTTAATTTCCAATCTATTGtttttatacaatatttttcaTCGACACAATGACAAtgtgataaagaaaaaaaaccccaaaaacaTCCAAACCACGTGAACTGAAAttcaaattataaataaaataatgctcaatcgttttattattttttattgcagAACCAATGTCAATACCTCCCAAAAAGGGCATTCGCTTTACAGAAAAGATGGTCGGTTCCCTGAAGTTGAAGACCGAGAAAGAAGAGACGCCATGTGAGTTTCTTTTAACCATCGAAAGCTCAGACGTTAATCGCATGTTGGACGAGGACGAAGATCATGCCGCAGATGTCTTTGGTACGGTTTCCTGTGACGCAATAGCTTCTTCACCAATGACCGTCAGCGAAGGGAAGTTTCGCTTCTTGAATCGAAGCCAGTCTAGAGTTGAAACGCGAGAGATGGTGTACGAACTGCCAATCAAAACCAGCGAAGGTGAGGAATACTACTTTCGGGGAGTCAAACACGTTCACAAAGATTCTATGTTTGAGATTGGCCTCGAAGACACAACCAACTTGCACGTGAACATGTACAAAAGGCATGGAGGTGTGGATGAAAACGAGAACAGCCAAGAAGACCTGGAATTTATGGGAGATGGACAGTTGCATATTCGTCTTAAAGATTTCATCAAACAAATGTTAACCCTTGAGGTGTTTAATACAGACGTATGGAATGAGAAATTGAAAGTCCTCGCTGCTTTCATCGGACATTTCCTCAAGGCTATGTGGCACGTTTATAGCCCCTTCCGAAAGGTCGTCAAACACAACCCAGACACTTCCCAATATTTCACGAGAGATCTTCGCCTTCCGAAGCCAACGGTCCAAAAACTAGTGACGCCAGACCAGGTTGAGATTGAGGTCACAAGGTTCCAAGGTGGTACCAAGGGACCCATCCTTCTTGTGCACGGCACTGGTGTGTCCTCCAAAATGTTCTACTTCGACACCACTGACACGAATTTTGTTGAGTACCTCGTGGAGCATAAGTACGACGTGTGGACTCTAGATTGGCGTGCATCATGCAAGTTGGAATCCTCGAAGACACAGTGGAATGTTGATCAAGCGGCTGCGCACGATATGCCCACTGCTGTAGGATACATCTTGAAAGCTACTGGACACAAGGATATCCAAGTGCTCGTCCATTGCGCAGGTGCGATTTCATTTTATACCTCCCTCCTGCAGGGGCATCTCAAGGGTAAAATCCGTAGTATCATATCATCACAGACAGGTCCATGTTTGGTTGCAGGAAAGATAAACGATTGGAGATCTTATTTTAATACAGCGAAGTATCTTAAGAAGATTGGTATCGATGGTTTGTCAGCGTACACAGATGTCAACGACGGTCTCTTCAACAAGTTTATCAACGGTATCTCACGGGTGAATGCAGCGGTGATGACCGATGTCACCGAGCATTGTAACAACCCTGTTTGCCACCGCATCAGTTTGACGTACCATCTTCTATGGAATCACGCGAACCTCAACAAGGACACGCACGATAAGCTCCACGAGATCTTTGGTTTTGTCAACTCGACAGTGTTTGAGCATTTTGCGAAGAGTGTGAATGTTGGTCACGTAGTGTCTGCAGATGGCCATGATGTTTACATGCCTGGTCTTGTTGATAAGGAAGGTCGAATGAACTTTGAGTCGTATCGTAGTCAAATGAAGCTTCTGGACATTCCCACTCTCTTTAGTAGTGGACAGGACAATATGTGTTGGGACCCCGAGACTTCTCAGAGGTCGTACGATGTGTGTAAGGAGGCTAACCCTAATCAACATTACGAAAGATCTATCATGGACGGTTACGGCCATTTTGATTGCTTCATTGGTAAGAATGCGCATAAGATGGTCTTTCCCAAATTTCTACAGTTCCTTGAACAATATTCATCGCCTCTTCGAGACGACGATCCGACAGATAGCTCCCATCGCTGCCTACGTAGTTGCGGTAAACATCAACAGCTCAGTTAAAAGGAATCTCATATGATCCAATGACGAAGCATATACGTATTCTATAGGAATGTTTATAAGATACAGcatgtatatttgttttgttttttctctatttaattttaatgtactttgttcGCGTCTTTCAAACCACACATGCACCAAATGTGTCATACATCGCTGACTTTGTTAAATATGAGAATACGTTCATTTACAAGGATTGTAGGAAAGTCTTCGAAGTTAAAGGAACAAGAATGCCAAAGAAATGGCAGCTTTTTACATGTGCAATAACGGTAATGCTGACAATGTAGAACGTGAGGTGTGAATATGTATAAACTTATGACGTAAAACTTCTATGCATCTTAGCTATAATACCGCAATAAAGATTAGGTATGTCCTTTGATGTAAATAGGCGATATCTGCCGTGTAAagtagagtatatatatatatatacatacatatatatatatatatatatatatatacacacacatatatacatacatatatacacacatatatatatacacacatacatacatacattcatataatataatataagtaAATTGTTTTTAACTCGCAGGATGGTAACATGTATCATATTGTTACATTCCATTGCGTGCAAGTAAACACATTCCTTGTGGTCGAtgttacataaataataacatttatataaatataattctGGTAAGAagtaaattaaatattatacaaagCCTGTGTAAAGAGATTAATGTATGATTGATAATTAAGCTACCTCCCTTCCTTTGTTTCAATCCTTATTCTCCTCGTTTTGCCTTACAATTGGGAAGACGATTGCATTGCAAGAATGAGAATATTcgaaaaaagaataaaatctATCTATACATTATTATACATAATATTTGCTGAACAGTTTATTAAgttataatttcaattttcttacTCTAAATGATATGGCACAAATTCATGCTCAGGATATGAATTCATACGGTGGATATTACTAATTTGATTATCATATGTATACATGACGTGATGAATCAATGATAGGCAGTAtgcatatatcaaaatatattctTATTGTGGATCCTAGGCAACTTGCAAATATGCTGAATATACAAACattctatagtatatatatatatatatatatatatatatatatatatatatattatctttctAGAGTATTTCAATCATATATTGATAATATGAAGCAATAAGACATCtgagctttcttttttttcataagtTACATTGTGTCATATCAGAAGTAATTATTTTATCAATTCCCTCAAAGGGGTGGAGTTTCTTTTTACGAATGATATTTTTTTCGCTTCCATTATCTCTATCATCATATTTTGGTTACCTTTCCAAGTAGTTATTGGAAAATTTGCTCTTTTTATTATTTcgattattttaattaatttatacctTTCCATTCATTAATTTGTTGGTCTTTTATTTAATATGTGAATAAGTAAGAAAAGAATCAAGTAACTTTATCTTcagtatttattaattttaatttatatatatgacttCAATaccgagagagagagagagagagtgcaTGCACGGTCCCTTTCTTAGGTAAGAAAAGTGTAAACTGGATTTATTCCTTTCGTTCgcgtaaataaatgaaaatatgacaaacacTAAAATGTTCTTCGTTAattgttttgcttcttttttttattcttcggTCTAAATCAATCGGTAGTTTTTAGAACCTATGAACTGATCATAGACATGTCCAAAACAAGGGACCTTATAATTTCAAACTACTCCACATTACCCCCTCACCTTCAccctccctttcccctccctccctcccggACTCCATCACACTAATCCCTTAAAATTTCTTATAAAGGTGATTGAATCGTTCAGGGGACCTcccacgtcccccccccccccggcaactGTACCAGTCCCACTCACTACACCTTTTCAAATCCTTTGTCCGCCTTTAGTCCTGTCATAAATGGTCCATGACAGTTAGTCAATCAGATGCAATTTAAAActccccctacccccttcccctcctctacCTCCACATGCACAACTTTTAAATCCTATTCATTAGTCAGGTTGACATATGTCAAATTCAACTTGACACGCACTGCTTTAAATGCCTGAAATATGCTCCAAAAATGCTGCTACCAATTTGCCAAACTTAAATGACagatctcaaaatattgaccCCCTCTTCAAGGGACATTTTGTCTTGGTTGACCCACGGCATCAATTATCAAAATATAACACTGCTTTCAATGACCAATCTTAAAACATTGTACTCCCTGCTAAGGAGGACACATTGTATGGACCGATCCTTTACCCAATATCTGGTAATAAGTTCGTTCGTTGGGAGactcgggggaggggggggggtggttgatTGGGAAGTGGAAGAGATAATCCAAATTTTCAGAGGGGCCCTTCTCAAATATCAGTCTGCAAAAAGTGTCGATTTATGCCATGTACTCAAATTAATCCAAACCTATTTTCATAACTTTAATATGCATGGACGTATCacgtattttattttttaacaaaatcGAGTTGTATTTTGGCCTATATAATGGGCTAAGAACCGTTCGTTCATGAGCTTAAAATGGATAAGTTTCGAAATGTTCCAAAAATTGGCATGAATACGAATTATTCTTCAGACAATATATATTAGATTATATATCATGaacagaccaaaaaaaaaaaaggttttcaggCAAAATTATGGAAACCATAATTTTCTGCAGAATCATCCAACGGCATCATGCAGATGACAGTAtagaaatgttgttatttcCTCCGCTTTTTCGTTCAAGTTTCGTCGAACGCCTGATTATCAAATCATAACGTCCCTCAAGCAGCTAAGAGAGGAGTATATTTGAAATGATCTGTCAAAGTCCCTTAGAGTGAAATTGTTTACGTTTTCATTATGACTTGTAATGTCTCAGCAAAtaattagttttattttttttttattgatttatcatatatcatttttatttaataatacCAACGTCTGAAGAACTTGATGTTATTCTTTAGAACATCATTGCTCCCTTCGTCGGGAAAGTATGGCAGCCGATGGGAATGAACCTCGACGCGGTTTGCAAGAAAGCCCACCGTTGTAGGCGTGTTAGCGGATGAAAGTCTTCAATGCGATTTTGCGAAGCGTATAATATAGGTATTAAGATTTTGTTTTAAGGTGCTCGTTAAATACAAAATGTCGTCAAATTGAAGCAGATTCCTAAACAACGTTAATACTCCTTTAATGGAATGGCTATGTTGTAAAACCACTTTTGTTTTTAGTGTTGGTACAAGTTTTTAATGCTATCCAGTATTACGGTAACCTTCCAGAACAACTGATTTCCTTAGCAAAACTAGTTTCATGGTGTACGCTTTATTTCAAGTAATGAAGTTAACATAAGAAAAAGGAATCGAAAGTTTAATTTTTCCAATTTCTCTCTTGCAAGTGATTTACCTAATACTgattttgacaaaataaaacACATGTCCTGACCAAGATATTTTAAGAATTGAATCACAGAAAGT is a window of Apostichopus japonicus isolate 1M-3 chromosome 21, ASM3797524v1, whole genome shotgun sequence DNA encoding:
- the LOC139962574 gene encoding uncharacterized protein — translated: MERRSKKSGAGISDRRKFHEMVRRRKMSEKARYDYSRYRLSSATADIKQSYDVIVIGSGYGASIAASRAARSGKTVCVLEKGKEWLPGDFPENDVGALTEVQMTMEGRSKHFGNSTNLFDVVVGNEVAVLQGCGLGGGSLINANVGLDCDPRVLEDKVWPSELREDVRASNSGDADNPSGVAVDRKRVYDMLKPATYPDEFPKLLKMEAMKNAAKNIILPDLEDLGEVFQKAPLYVNFKDKSRNHVGVPQPACVGCGNCCGGCNTGAKNSLNMNYLPDAKAHGAEIYTKIEVKSLKRDHDMWTVYYVQGEQKASGFPIRQLFIQAKNVILGAGSLGSTGVLLRSQESRNLKFSPKLGQRFTTNGDSLNFSYDGEQPINPAGVELENLHDGNRPGPSIVGLIDLRRRQGEEFEEGMVLQDGTPPCSSDTAYKLVVDWLEHGEHTTKEKMGELKEFTHRLTGRGFKNTLCFLSMSHDDATGKLVLDKKTGDVLPEYPNIGGQKNFQKIGETAKKATEGLKGKFIKNPYWGGLFATLRDVKGVITVHPLGGCGMGQTGKEGVVNHAGQVFVGDTSELYPGLYVVDGSIVPRSLGVNPTMTICVLAERCMRLMAEQNEWKIDYDSVKMLKPMSIPPKKGIRFTEKMVGSLKLKTEKEETPCEFLLTIESSDVNRMLDEDEDHAADVFGTVSCDAIASSPMTVSEGKFRFLNRSQSRVETREMVYELPIKTSEGEEYYFRGVKHVHKDSMFEIGLEDTTNLHVNMYKRHGGVDENENSQEDLEFMGDGQLHIRLKDFIKQMLTLEVFNTDVWNEKLKVLAAFIGHFLKAMWHVYSPFRKVVKHNPDTSQYFTRDLRLPKPTVQKLVTPDQVEIEVTRFQGGTKGPILLVHGTGVSSKMFYFDTTDTNFVEYLVEHKYDVWTLDWRASCKLESSKTQWNVDQAAAHDMPTAVGYILKATGHKDIQVLVHCAGAISFYTSLLQGHLKGKIRSIISSQTGPCLVAGKINDWRSYFNTAKYLKKIGIDGLSAYTDVNDGLFNKFINGISRVNAAVMTDVTEHCNNPVCHRISLTYHLLWNHANLNKDTHDKLHEIFGFVNSTVFEHFAKSVNVGHVVSADGHDVYMPGLVDKEGRMNFESYRSQMKLLDIPTLFSSGQDNMCWDPETSQRSYDVCKEANPNQHYERSIMDGYGHFDCFIGKNAHKMVFPKFLQFLEQYSSPLRDDDPTDSSHRCLRSCGKHQQLS